A region of Roseobacter litoralis Och 149 DNA encodes the following proteins:
- a CDS encoding TAXI family TRAP transporter solute-binding subunit, giving the protein MFAKHFLTGAAMAASLGMAGAASAEQTFITIGTGGVTGVYYPTGGAICRLVNKDRKEHNIRCSVESTGGSVYNTRTIREGELDFGIVQSDVQSAAMEGVRAFDGDEPYADLRAVFSVHPEPMHVMVREDADINSVMDMKGKRVNIGNPGSGTRVLADVLMEAAGVTPGDFSLAAELKSSEQAAALCDGKIDAAIWAAGLPNGSTMEATSTCGIKILDLTTSGTDKVLSANPAYAAATIPAGLYPGNDAEIASWGPKATFVADANTPDEVVYVLVKAVFENFEDFKKLHPAFGRLTEEEMIKDGLSAPLHPGAAKYYAERGWM; this is encoded by the coding sequence ATGTTCGCAAAACACTTTCTGACAGGGGCGGCAATGGCCGCTTCGCTTGGCATGGCTGGAGCCGCAAGTGCCGAGCAGACGTTTATCACGATTGGCACAGGTGGTGTCACGGGCGTTTACTATCCAACCGGCGGTGCAATTTGCCGTCTTGTGAACAAGGACCGCAAAGAGCACAATATCCGCTGCTCTGTGGAGTCCACTGGCGGGTCTGTCTATAACACACGCACAATTCGCGAAGGTGAATTGGACTTTGGCATTGTTCAGTCAGACGTTCAATCCGCAGCCATGGAAGGTGTTCGTGCCTTTGACGGGGATGAACCATACGCTGACCTGCGCGCAGTTTTTTCAGTACACCCTGAACCGATGCATGTGATGGTCCGCGAAGACGCAGACATCAATTCCGTCATGGATATGAAGGGCAAGCGGGTCAATATCGGCAACCCCGGATCGGGCACGCGCGTGCTTGCAGACGTCCTGATGGAAGCTGCCGGTGTTACGCCGGGTGATTTCTCTCTTGCGGCGGAATTGAAGTCGTCAGAGCAAGCAGCAGCACTGTGTGATGGCAAGATTGATGCAGCTATCTGGGCCGCTGGTCTTCCAAACGGCTCCACCATGGAGGCGACTTCGACCTGCGGGATCAAAATCCTCGACCTGACGACCTCGGGTACGGACAAGGTACTGTCAGCCAACCCTGCCTATGCGGCCGCGACCATCCCGGCGGGCCTGTACCCGGGCAATGACGCAGAAATTGCGTCCTGGGGTCCCAAAGCCACATTCGTAGCAGACGCCAATACACCGGATGAAGTGGTGTACGTGCTTGTCAAAGCGGTTTTCGAGAACTTTGAAGATTTCAAGAAACTGCACCCTGCCTTTGGTCGCCTGACGGAAGAAGAGATGATCAAGGATGGCCTCAGCGCCCCGCTGCACCCCGGTGCTGCGAAATACTATGCTGAGCGTGGCTGGATGTAA
- a CDS encoding universal stress protein — translation MHNDQPFAEAANEALHKLVSDTLPQAEGVQHIVEIGVVYEKVLEAIALSHADLVIVGAHKPDLADRFMGPNAARIARHAGISTLVLRV, via the coding sequence GTGCATAATGACCAACCATTCGCCGAAGCGGCAAATGAGGCGCTCCATAAACTCGTCAGCGATACGCTGCCACAGGCGGAAGGTGTCCAGCATATCGTTGAGATCGGCGTGGTTTATGAAAAGGTTCTTGAAGCCATCGCGTTGAGCCACGCTGACCTCGTTATCGTTGGTGCGCACAAGCCGGACCTCGCCGATCGCTTTATGGGGCCGAACGCCGCCCGTATTGCGCGACACGCGGGGATATCGACGTTGGTTTTGCGGGTGTAA
- a CDS encoding potassium channel family protein has protein sequence MMKQAMEPTTQKKYFAVHSAVVFALMLSHTIHLYIWAFSIWALGALPGYEEPIYFALVTYTTVGYGDTTLGPAFRIFGAMASVNGILAFGMTTAFLVGLFPRVLGLPTEKDDPKP, from the coding sequence ATGATGAAGCAGGCCATGGAGCCCACCACCCAAAAGAAATATTTTGCGGTCCATTCGGCTGTCGTCTTCGCATTGATGCTGTCGCACACGATACACCTCTATATCTGGGCATTCTCTATCTGGGCCCTTGGGGCTTTACCGGGCTACGAAGAGCCGATCTATTTTGCACTCGTGACCTACACAACTGTTGGGTATGGGGACACAACGCTTGGGCCTGCCTTCCGCATTTTTGGGGCCATGGCATCGGTGAACGGGATTCTTGCGTTTGGGATGACGACAGCCTTTCTGGTTGGCTTGTTTCCGCGTGTCCTTGGCTTGCCGACAGAAAAGGACGACCCGAAACCGTGA
- a CDS encoding CIA30 family protein encodes MKLNPTWEYVSDRVMGGVSDGSLSIDMDAQQLVARLTGHVSLQNNGGFIQMAFDLSPDDGVVDASDWTGLEIKLRGNGESYDVRLRTAQLSRPWQSFRAQVTSTASWRVARLPFSSFQPHRTDSTFNPAALRRIGILAIGKAFEADISVAHIGFYR; translated from the coding sequence GTGAAACTGAACCCAACATGGGAATATGTGTCGGACCGTGTCATGGGCGGTGTGTCCGACGGTAGCTTGTCCATTGATATGGACGCTCAACAACTGGTGGCGCGACTGACGGGGCACGTAAGTCTGCAGAACAATGGTGGTTTTATTCAGATGGCTTTTGATCTGTCCCCGGACGACGGCGTGGTGGATGCATCGGATTGGACCGGTTTGGAAATCAAATTGAGGGGCAATGGCGAAAGCTATGATGTCAGGTTGCGCACTGCACAGCTGAGCCGACCGTGGCAGTCTTTTCGCGCACAAGTCACATCAACCGCATCGTGGCGCGTTGCACGTCTTCCCTTTTCTAGTTTTCAACCGCACCGAACCGACAGTACGTTTAACCCTGCGGCCCTGCGCAGGATTGGTATTCTGGCGATTGGCAAAGCGTTTGAGGCTGACATTAGCGTCGCGCACATTGGATTTTACCGCTAG
- a CDS encoding TRAP transporter permease — MTDAQSKGPDTALQDIVADADTGGRNPDDAFGRAALWYLPLVWAIYQLWIASPLPFMLGMGVWNDTQTRAIHLGFAVLLAFLAFPGLKSSPRNRIPAITWAVAIVAAIAASYLWWDYRGVAQRTGAPNTTDVVIAGIGIVLLMEAARRSLGFPLMGVALFFLAYVFFGSWSGLPEVVQWKGASFEKAMSHMWLTTEGVFGVALGVSSGFVFLFVLFGALLNQAGAGNYFLKLAFAALGHLRGGPAKAAVIASAATGLISGSSIANVVTTGTFTIPLMKKVGFPATKAGAIEVSSSINGVLTPPVMGAVAFLMTEYVGISYVEVVKTAIVPAAISYVALVYIVHLEALKMGMTGTSRMHPVKFILGAIFIIAISIVIAGGTLFLCGFLVDVISSTFGGASLWVILSIMLVAYIAAVRYAAQGPDLDMSIDSMQHLPPTREIFKTGVHYLMPILLLMYLLMIERKSPGLSAFWSTIFMLFILLTQNPLKAFFRGEGEALRHVREGLSDIAEGMIAGARNMIGLAAAMGVAGIIVGAVTLTGIGQVMAEFVEFLSGGNLLAMLFFVAVISIILGMGLPTTANYIVVSSLMAGVVVELGAQSGLIVPLVAVHMFVFYFGIMADVTPPVGLASFAAAAISKGDPLKTGFQAFFYSIRTALLPFLFIFNTDLLLIDVGPVQAIFVFIVALIAMLLFAAGTMNYFMVKSRLYESAVLLFAAFMLFQPGYFLNRIAPEFETMPGTQLFEMAQSAESGASLRVRLVGENLNGDMIDARYLLPVGDAGADGVTRLFDGAGIEFREEDDRIFVDNLNFGGPAEQLGIDFDWEIVELEVEADRIPKEVFYLPAFLLVGGVYLLQMGRKRKHEAKEAVA; from the coding sequence ATGACAGATGCACAGTCAAAGGGCCCGGATACGGCCCTTCAAGATATCGTGGCCGATGCCGATACCGGCGGGCGCAACCCGGACGACGCATTTGGCAGAGCGGCTCTTTGGTATCTGCCCTTGGTTTGGGCAATCTATCAGCTTTGGATCGCATCCCCCTTACCGTTCATGCTCGGCATGGGCGTCTGGAACGACACGCAGACGCGCGCCATCCACCTTGGCTTTGCGGTCTTGCTGGCCTTCCTCGCCTTTCCGGGGCTGAAATCCAGCCCGCGCAACCGTATTCCGGCGATCACATGGGCCGTAGCGATCGTCGCGGCGATTGCAGCCTCGTACCTTTGGTGGGACTATCGCGGCGTCGCCCAACGCACCGGCGCGCCCAACACGACAGATGTGGTGATCGCGGGCATCGGGATCGTTCTCTTGATGGAGGCCGCACGACGGTCCCTCGGGTTCCCGCTGATGGGTGTGGCGCTGTTTTTCCTCGCCTATGTTTTCTTTGGATCCTGGTCAGGCTTGCCAGAAGTGGTGCAATGGAAAGGGGCCTCCTTCGAAAAGGCGATGAGTCACATGTGGCTCACGACCGAAGGGGTGTTTGGCGTCGCACTTGGTGTTTCATCAGGCTTTGTGTTCCTGTTCGTGCTGTTTGGTGCTTTGCTCAATCAGGCGGGGGCGGGCAACTATTTCCTCAAGCTGGCTTTCGCGGCACTCGGCCATCTGCGCGGCGGCCCGGCCAAAGCGGCGGTTATCGCCTCGGCTGCCACCGGACTGATCTCAGGGTCTTCGATTGCCAACGTGGTCACGACAGGCACATTCACGATCCCACTGATGAAAAAGGTCGGTTTTCCGGCCACAAAGGCTGGCGCGATTGAGGTGTCCTCTTCGATCAACGGGGTGCTGACGCCACCTGTCATGGGCGCGGTTGCCTTTCTGATGACGGAATATGTGGGCATATCCTACGTCGAGGTTGTGAAAACCGCTATCGTGCCTGCCGCCATTTCATACGTGGCGCTTGTCTACATCGTTCACCTTGAAGCGCTTAAAATGGGCATGACGGGTACAAGCCGCATGCACCCGGTCAAGTTTATCCTTGGCGCGATTTTCATCATTGCGATTTCTATCGTTATTGCGGGCGGTACGCTCTTTTTGTGCGGCTTTCTCGTGGACGTGATCAGTTCAACCTTTGGCGGCGCATCTCTCTGGGTCATTCTGTCGATCATGCTGGTCGCTTATATCGCGGCTGTGCGCTACGCAGCTCAGGGTCCTGATCTGGATATGAGCATCGACTCCATGCAGCACCTGCCGCCCACGCGCGAGATTTTCAAGACTGGCGTGCATTACCTGATGCCGATCCTTTTGTTGATGTATCTGCTGATGATTGAAAGAAAATCGCCGGGGCTGTCGGCTTTCTGGTCCACGATCTTCATGCTTTTCATCCTGCTGACGCAGAACCCGCTAAAGGCCTTTTTCAGAGGCGAGGGGGAGGCCCTGCGTCACGTGCGCGAAGGTCTTTCCGACATCGCGGAAGGCATGATTGCCGGGGCGCGCAACATGATCGGACTGGCCGCCGCGATGGGCGTCGCCGGTATCATCGTTGGTGCGGTGACCCTGACGGGTATCGGTCAGGTCATGGCCGAATTCGTTGAATTCCTGTCTGGCGGGAACCTTCTGGCGATGCTGTTCTTCGTCGCGGTGATTTCGATCATTCTGGGGATGGGTCTGCCGACAACGGCAAATTACATCGTCGTATCCTCATTGATGGCCGGTGTTGTTGTCGAACTGGGTGCTCAATCGGGTCTGATTGTCCCTCTGGTCGCGGTGCATATGTTCGTCTTTTACTTTGGTATCATGGCGGATGTGACGCCCCCTGTGGGACTGGCGAGTTTTGCCGCCGCCGCGATTTCCAAGGGCGATCCGCTGAAGACCGGGTTTCAGGCGTTCTTTTATTCGATAAGGACCGCGCTTTTGCCTTTCCTGTTCATCTTCAACACGGATCTTCTGTTGATTGATGTGGGGCCGGTGCAGGCCATCTTCGTGTTTATCGTGGCCCTGATCGCCATGCTCTTGTTTGCCGCCGGGACGATGAATTACTTCATGGTAAAATCGAGGCTTTATGAAAGTGCTGTGCTGCTGTTTGCGGCCTTTATGCTGTTCCAGCCGGGGTATTTCCTGAACCGGATTGCACCGGAATTCGAAACGATGCCGGGCACGCAACTCTTTGAAATGGCGCAATCGGCTGAATCGGGGGCGTCGCTCAGGGTGCGATTGGTTGGTGAAAACCTCAACGGTGACATGATCGACGCGCGCTATCTTTTGCCGGTGGGGGATGCAGGTGCCGACGGGGTTACCCGCCTGTTTGATGGCGCAGGCATAGAATTCCGTGAGGAAGACGACAGGATATTTGTCGACAACCTCAACTTTGGCGGACCAGCCGAGCAATTGGGCATCGATTTTGACTGGGAAATTGTCGAGTTGGAAGTCGAAGCGGACCGGATACCCAAAGAGGTCTTTTACCTCCCCGCTTTCCTTTTGGTGGGCGGTGTTTACCTGCTGCAAATGGGCCGCAAACGCAAACATGAAGCGAAGGAGGCCGTCGCATGA
- a CDS encoding recombinase family protein, producing MMGNNDLTPIAILPPALLQRRAIVYVRQSTQSQVMTNLESQRRQYDLVSSARQYGFQAVDVIDDDLGISASGSAVRPGFERLVAALCSGEVGAVFCLEVSRLARNGRDWHHVLEICGMVEARVVDHDGVYDPRLPNDRLLLGMKGSISEFELGILRTRMLDAARAKARRGELRYTPPIGYLWDRDAGIMFDPDVRIQEVIRGIFTRFEELGSARQVLLSMADQGIHFPRPSDGIRLTSFEWQPIRYRNVISILKNTFYAGVYAYGKTGKKTEIRDGRAHVSYKNHKSPEDWEVVLHDHHAAYIELGAYERNQAQLARNAFGKAGGTKSARGGRALLAGLMSCAKCGRRLHVVYAGRTHRPVYRCDNPNLLLGQKRCFTFGGARAETLIVSAVLQAVAPLAIEAALQAQIYMSNAEEDRRQLLELELKQAEYDATLAERRYAACDPENRLIAATLEKRWEEALSRVQAFKERMASSPDAHETFDPSALNGLAQDLKAAWEAPTVSMRARQQLLRTLIEDIVADVDDTSREIVLVVHWKGGRHTELRVKKPKTGEHGAKTSEEALAIIREMAGRWSDGSIAASLNRMGIRTGQDKTWNAKRVSSIRRVNNIRGYLSADKDSPWRTMSEAAKELGVTNHVIRRLIKDAILPAKQVVDGAPYQIRTEDLQSGQVIQALRRKKRPCRRQSDQQLSMFTST from the coding sequence ATGATGGGTAACAATGACCTCACACCTATCGCAATATTGCCGCCTGCGTTGTTGCAGCGCCGGGCTATAGTCTATGTCCGGCAATCGACACAAAGCCAGGTCATGACCAATCTTGAGAGCCAACGGCGGCAATACGACCTGGTGTCTTCTGCACGCCAGTACGGTTTCCAAGCGGTAGATGTCATCGACGATGATCTCGGGATATCCGCGAGTGGAAGCGCTGTCCGACCGGGATTCGAACGTTTGGTTGCGGCTCTCTGTTCTGGCGAAGTTGGTGCAGTGTTTTGCTTAGAAGTCTCTCGATTGGCCCGCAACGGACGGGACTGGCACCATGTTCTTGAGATCTGTGGCATGGTTGAGGCACGCGTTGTGGATCACGATGGCGTTTATGATCCTCGCCTCCCGAACGACCGACTTCTGTTAGGCATGAAGGGCAGCATCAGCGAGTTTGAACTGGGGATACTGCGAACGCGGATGCTGGACGCTGCCCGTGCGAAGGCCAGGCGTGGCGAACTGCGCTACACCCCACCGATTGGCTATCTTTGGGACCGAGATGCCGGGATCATGTTTGATCCAGACGTGCGGATTCAGGAGGTGATACGCGGGATATTCACTCGTTTTGAAGAACTTGGCAGCGCCAGACAGGTCCTGTTGTCGATGGCTGATCAGGGTATCCATTTTCCACGGCCATCGGACGGTATCCGGCTGACATCTTTTGAGTGGCAGCCAATCCGGTATCGCAATGTCATCAGCATTCTCAAAAATACGTTCTACGCAGGCGTTTATGCTTATGGTAAAACTGGGAAGAAGACGGAGATCAGGGACGGCCGCGCCCATGTCAGCTACAAAAATCACAAATCGCCCGAGGATTGGGAGGTGGTTCTCCACGACCACCACGCTGCCTATATCGAGTTGGGGGCGTATGAACGCAATCAGGCGCAACTCGCGCGCAATGCGTTTGGCAAGGCCGGTGGGACAAAGTCGGCCCGCGGTGGTCGAGCTTTGCTCGCCGGGCTCATGTCCTGTGCCAAATGTGGGAGACGGCTGCACGTTGTCTATGCGGGCCGAACACACCGTCCTGTCTATCGGTGTGACAATCCCAACCTGCTTTTGGGCCAAAAGCGGTGCTTCACATTCGGTGGTGCGCGCGCAGAGACCCTCATTGTTAGCGCCGTTTTGCAAGCCGTTGCCCCGCTGGCCATTGAGGCAGCGCTACAGGCGCAAATCTACATGAGCAATGCAGAGGAAGATCGACGCCAGCTGTTGGAGCTGGAACTGAAGCAAGCGGAATATGACGCCACGCTTGCAGAACGTCGATATGCGGCGTGTGACCCGGAGAACCGCCTGATAGCCGCGACGCTGGAGAAACGCTGGGAGGAAGCTCTCTCGCGGGTCCAAGCCTTCAAGGAACGCATGGCGAGCTCTCCAGACGCGCACGAGACCTTTGATCCAAGCGCATTGAACGGATTGGCGCAGGATCTAAAAGCCGCATGGGAGGCACCTACGGTGAGCATGCGTGCTCGCCAGCAACTGCTCCGGACCTTGATCGAGGACATCGTCGCCGATGTGGATGACACAAGCCGTGAGATTGTGCTGGTCGTCCACTGGAAAGGCGGGCGACACACGGAATTGCGGGTCAAAAAACCAAAGACTGGCGAGCATGGTGCAAAAACCAGCGAGGAGGCCTTAGCGATCATCCGCGAGATGGCAGGGCGATGGTCAGATGGATCCATTGCGGCCTCGCTGAACCGCATGGGCATCCGCACCGGTCAGGACAAAACATGGAATGCAAAGCGCGTGTCCTCCATAAGGCGCGTGAACAACATCCGCGGCTACCTCTCCGCTGACAAGGATAGCCCGTGGCGCACCATGTCTGAGGCCGCAAAAGAGCTCGGTGTGACCAATCACGTGATCCGACGGCTGATCAAGGACGCAATTCTGCCTGCAAAACAGGTTGTCGATGGCGCGCCTTACCAAATCAGGACCGAAGACCTACAATCTGGTCAGGTAATACAAGCACTACGCCGCAAAAAGCGCCCGTGTCGCAGACAAAGCGACCAGCAGCTTTCAATGTTTACAAGCACTTAA
- a CDS encoding universal stress protein: protein MTNHILCSVDLTHEDEAAKLLREAYNLAGFYGATLSVVTVLPDYGSSWVGSFFKEGTMHDAASFRLFCPCRVSLSRAV, encoded by the coding sequence ATGACAAATCACATCCTGTGTTCTGTTGATCTGACCCATGAGGATGAAGCTGCCAAATTGCTGCGTGAAGCTTACAATCTGGCGGGTTTCTATGGTGCCACGCTCAGCGTTGTGACGGTCCTGCCGGATTATGGGTCATCATGGGTCGGCTCGTTTTTCAAAGAGGGCACGATGCATGACGCCGCCAGTTTCCGTTTATTCTGCCCATGTCGGGTCAGTTTATCGCGTGCAGTATAG